The proteins below come from a single Rosa rugosa chromosome 2, drRosRugo1.1, whole genome shotgun sequence genomic window:
- the LOC133728714 gene encoding uncharacterized protein LOC133728714 isoform X4 — MIDASDEFLSLSTKLFENREDLISDVRKIGLLQGYVMVIKISKDNSYVVMGCDRGGCYRTYSTLEDKKKNSVSRWINCPFKILGRRTAEGLWKVEISSLLHNHEPSTDMAGHPCCRRFAEEEALQVKQKEEQQDYQWALEMFSKLVGADNHLVAIITDRELALMKAIQRARNFLKCVSL; from the exons ATGATTGATGCTTCTGATGAATTCCTGTCATTATCGACTAAACTTTTTGAAAACCGAGAAGACCTCATTAGTGATGTTCGTAAGATTGGGTTGTTGCAAGGCTATGTTATGGTAATCAAAATATCTAAAGACAATAGTTATGTGGTTATGGGTTGTGATAGAGGTGGTTGTTATCGAACCTACTCTACACTTGAGGACAAGAAAAAGAATTCAGTTTCTCGTTGGATAAATTGTCCATTTAAAATTCTGGGAAGAAGGACAGCAGAAGGGTTGTGGAAGGTCGAGATAAGTAGCTTGTTACATAACCATGAGCCTTCCACTGACATGGCTGGACATCCATGTTGTCGTCGATTTGCTGAAGAGGAAGCCTTACAAGTTAAACAA AAAGAGGAACAACAAGATTATCAGTGGGCTCTTGAAATGTTCAGTAAGTTGGTGGGAGCTGATAATCATCTAGTGGCGATTATAACTGATAGGGAGTTGGCATTAATGAAGGCAATACAG AGAGCAAGAAATTTTTTGAAGTGTGTCTCTCTTTGA
- the LOC133728714 gene encoding protein FAR1-RELATED SEQUENCE 5-like isoform X1, translated as MIDASDEFLSLSTKLFENREDLISDVRKIGLLQGYVMVIKISKDNSYVVMGCDRGGCYRTYSTLEDKKKNSVSRWINCPFKILGRRTAEGLWKVEISSLLHNHEPSTDMAGHPCCRRFAEEEALQVKQVSRAGIKPRQILSSLRQKNPGLLAISRNIYSKIAQFRRESLGGRSIIQALLDELGDAGFSHNVKYDHCGHLTHLFFAHPTSIELTKSYSNVFVMDCTYKTNKYKMPLLEIVGVSSFNKSFYSCFVFMQKEEQQDYQWALEMFSKLVGADNHLVAIITDRELALMKAIQVVFPMTPNLLCIWHIEKNILARCKGQFKEDSYWVSFMSSWTALVKSWEVSTFNEAWNYFQIEYC; from the coding sequence ATGATTGATGCTTCTGATGAATTCCTGTCATTATCGACTAAACTTTTTGAAAACCGAGAAGACCTCATTAGTGATGTTCGTAAGATTGGGTTGTTGCAAGGCTATGTTATGGTAATCAAAATATCTAAAGACAATAGTTATGTGGTTATGGGTTGTGATAGAGGTGGTTGTTATCGAACCTACTCTACACTTGAGGACAAGAAAAAGAATTCAGTTTCTCGTTGGATAAATTGTCCATTTAAAATTCTGGGAAGAAGGACAGCAGAAGGGTTGTGGAAGGTCGAGATAAGTAGCTTGTTACATAACCATGAGCCTTCCACTGACATGGCTGGACATCCATGTTGTCGTCGATTTGCTGAAGAGGAAGCCTTACAAGTTAAACAAGTGAGTAGAGCTGGCATAAAACCACGTCAAATACTCTCTTCGCTTCGACAAAAGAATCCTGGTCTTCTAGCTATTTCCAGAAATATATATAGCAAGATAGCTCAATTTAGGAGGGAGAGTCTAGGTGGCCGTTCAATTATTCAAGCATTATTAGATGAGCTTGGTGATGCTGGTTTTTCTCATAATGTCAAATATGATCACTGTGGTCATTTGACTCATCTGTTCTTTGCTCATCCCACTTCCATTGAGTTGACTAAAAGCTACTCTAATGTCTTTGTGATGGATTGTACTTATAAGACAAATAAGTACAAGATGCCATTACTTGAGATTGTAGGAGTGTCAAGCTTCAATAAATCATTTTATTCGTGTTTTGTTTTCATGCAGAAAGAGGAACAACAAGATTATCAGTGGGCTCTTGAAATGTTCAGTAAGTTGGTGGGAGCTGATAATCATCTAGTGGCGATTATAACTGATAGGGAGTTGGCATTAATGAAGGCAATACAGGTTGTGTTTCCGATGACTCCTAATCTTTTATGCATATGGCATATTGAAAAAAATATTCTTGCACGTTGTAAGGGTCAGTTTAAGGAAGATTCATATTGGGTTTCTTTTATGTCTTCTTGGACTGCACTAGTAAAGTCTTGGGAAGTGTCAACGTTCAATGAAGCTTGGAACTATTTTCAAATTGAgtactgttaa
- the LOC133728714 gene encoding uncharacterized protein LOC133728714 isoform X3: MIDASDEFLSLSTKLFENREDLISDVRKIGLLQGYVMVIKISKDNSYVVMGCDRGGCYRTYSTLEDKKKNSVSRWINCPFKILGRRTAEGLWKVEISSLLHNHEPSTDMAGHPCCRRFAEEEALQVKQKEEQQDYQWALEMFSKLVGADNHLVAIITDRELALMKAIQVVFPMTPNLLCIWHIEKNILARCKGQFKEDSYWVSFMSSWTALVKSWEVSTFNEAWNYFQIEYC, from the exons ATGATTGATGCTTCTGATGAATTCCTGTCATTATCGACTAAACTTTTTGAAAACCGAGAAGACCTCATTAGTGATGTTCGTAAGATTGGGTTGTTGCAAGGCTATGTTATGGTAATCAAAATATCTAAAGACAATAGTTATGTGGTTATGGGTTGTGATAGAGGTGGTTGTTATCGAACCTACTCTACACTTGAGGACAAGAAAAAGAATTCAGTTTCTCGTTGGATAAATTGTCCATTTAAAATTCTGGGAAGAAGGACAGCAGAAGGGTTGTGGAAGGTCGAGATAAGTAGCTTGTTACATAACCATGAGCCTTCCACTGACATGGCTGGACATCCATGTTGTCGTCGATTTGCTGAAGAGGAAGCCTTACAAGTTAAACAA AAAGAGGAACAACAAGATTATCAGTGGGCTCTTGAAATGTTCAGTAAGTTGGTGGGAGCTGATAATCATCTAGTGGCGATTATAACTGATAGGGAGTTGGCATTAATGAAGGCAATACAGGTTGTGTTTCCGATGACTCCTAATCTTTTATGCATATGGCATATTGAAAAAAATATTCTTGCACGTTGTAAGGGTCAGTTTAAGGAAGATTCATATTGGGTTTCTTTTATGTCTTCTTGGACTGCACTAGTAAAGTCTTGGGAAGTGTCAACGTTCAATGAAGCTTGGAACTATTTTCAAATTGAgtactgttaa
- the LOC133728714 gene encoding protein FAR1-RELATED SEQUENCE 5-like isoform X2, whose translation MIDASDEFLSLSTKLFENREDLISDVRKIGLLQGYVMVIKISKDNSYVVMGCDRGGCYRTYSTLEDKKKNSVSRWINCPFKILGRRTAEGLWKVEISSLLHNHEPSTDMAGHPCCRRFAEEEALQVKQVSRAGIKPRQILSSLRQKNPGLLAISRNIYSKIAQFRRESLGGRSIIQALLDELGDAGFSHNVKYDHCGHLTHLFFAHPTSIELTKSYSNVFVMDCTYKTNKYKMPLLEIVGVSSFNKSFYSCFVFMQKEEQQDYQWALEMFSKLVGADNHLVAIITDRELALMKAIQRARNFLKCVSL comes from the exons ATGATTGATGCTTCTGATGAATTCCTGTCATTATCGACTAAACTTTTTGAAAACCGAGAAGACCTCATTAGTGATGTTCGTAAGATTGGGTTGTTGCAAGGCTATGTTATGGTAATCAAAATATCTAAAGACAATAGTTATGTGGTTATGGGTTGTGATAGAGGTGGTTGTTATCGAACCTACTCTACACTTGAGGACAAGAAAAAGAATTCAGTTTCTCGTTGGATAAATTGTCCATTTAAAATTCTGGGAAGAAGGACAGCAGAAGGGTTGTGGAAGGTCGAGATAAGTAGCTTGTTACATAACCATGAGCCTTCCACTGACATGGCTGGACATCCATGTTGTCGTCGATTTGCTGAAGAGGAAGCCTTACAAGTTAAACAAGTGAGTAGAGCTGGCATAAAACCACGTCAAATACTCTCTTCGCTTCGACAAAAGAATCCTGGTCTTCTAGCTATTTCCAGAAATATATATAGCAAGATAGCTCAATTTAGGAGGGAGAGTCTAGGTGGCCGTTCAATTATTCAAGCATTATTAGATGAGCTTGGTGATGCTGGTTTTTCTCATAATGTCAAATATGATCACTGTGGTCATTTGACTCATCTGTTCTTTGCTCATCCCACTTCCATTGAGTTGACTAAAAGCTACTCTAATGTCTTTGTGATGGATTGTACTTATAAGACAAATAAGTACAAGATGCCATTACTTGAGATTGTAGGAGTGTCAAGCTTCAATAAATCATTTTATTCGTGTTTTGTTTTCATGCAGAAAGAGGAACAACAAGATTATCAGTGGGCTCTTGAAATGTTCAGTAAGTTGGTGGGAGCTGATAATCATCTAGTGGCGATTATAACTGATAGGGAGTTGGCATTAATGAAGGCAATACAG AGAGCAAGAAATTTTTTGAAGTGTGTCTCTCTTTGA